One window of Triticum dicoccoides isolate Atlit2015 ecotype Zavitan chromosome 5A, WEW_v2.0, whole genome shotgun sequence genomic DNA carries:
- the LOC119298061 gene encoding probable purine permease 11, with amino-acid sequence MADASAGNNAGNTSNADVQIQIRAGPPKAEPGAPSKNSGAKNWRWWMMVSVDVFFVVAGQTSATLLRRYYYHQGGSSKWISTFVQTAGFPILFLALLCFPKSSGGGGASGDAPVAKVAMIYVVLGLVIAADDMMYVSGLKYLPVSTYSLICASQLAFNVVFSYVLNSQKLTGLIFNVVILLTLSDALLGVNHDETEDMSGMPRGKYLMGFLLMLGASGTYSLILSLMQLTFENVIKKHTYTAVLNMQIYTALVATIASMVGLFASGKWRMMTEEMDTFRSGQFSYFMMLVWTAVSWQITSVGVVGLVFEVSSLFSNVISTVSLPIVPLFAVLIFHDTMDGIKIISMLIAAWGFVSYLMQHFIDDKKARKAAAGG; translated from the exons ATGGCCGACGCCAGCGCCGGCAACAATGCGGGCAACACGAGCAACGCCGATGTCCAGATACAGATCCGTGCAG GGCCACCCAAAGCCGAGCCGGGGGCACCATCCAAGAACTCCGGCGCCAAGAACTGGCGGTGGTGGATGATGGTGTCGGTGGACGTCTTCTTCGTCGTCGCCGGCCAGACGTCCGCGACGCTGCTGAGGAGGTACTACTACCACCAGGGCGGCAGCAGCAAGTGGATATCAACGTTCGTGCAGACCGCTGGCTTCCCCATACTGTTCCTCGCCCTCTTGTGTTTCCCCAagtcgtccggcggcggcggcgccagcggCGACGCCCCGGTCGCCAAGGTCGCGATGATCTACGTCGTCCTGGGGCTCGTCATAGCCGCCGACGACATGATGTACGTCAGCGGCCTCAAGTACCTCCCGGTCTCCACCTACTCGCTCATCTGCGCCAGCCAGCTGGCCTTCAACGTCGTCTTCTCCTACGTGCTCAACTCGCAGAAGCTCACCGGCCTGATCTTCAATGTCGTGATCCTGCTGACGCTGTCGGACGCGCTCCTCGGGGTGAACCACGATGAGACGGAGGACATGAGCGGCATGCCTCGGGGCAAGTACCTCATGGGCTTCCTGCTGATGCTGGGGGCGTCGGGCACCTACTCGCTCATCCTCTCCCTCATGCAGctcaccttcgagaacgtgatcaaGAAGCACACCTACACGGCCGTGCTCAACATGCAGATATACACGGCGCTCGTCGCCACCATCGCCTCCATGGTCGGCCTCTTCGCCAGCGGCAAGTGGAGGATGATGACGGAGGAGATGGACACCTTCCGCTCCGGCCAGTTCTCCTACTTCATGATGCTGGTGTGGACGGCCGTGTCCTGGCAGATCACCTCCGTCGGGGTGGTGGGGCTCGTCTTCGAGGTCTCCTCCCTCTTCTCCAACGTCATCAGCACCGTGTCGCTGCCCATTGTGCCCCTCTTCGCCGTGCTCATTTTCCACGACACCATGGATGGGATAAAGATCATATCCATGCTCATCGCCGCCTGGGGGTTCGTTTCCTATCTCATGCAACACTTCATCGATGACAAGAAAGCTAGGAAGGCGGCAGCTGGTGGTTAG
- the LOC119298062 gene encoding probable purine permease 11 produces MADASAGNNAGNTSNANVQIQIRAGPPKAEPGAPSKNSGAKNWRWWMMVSVDVFFVVAGQTSATLLGRYYYHEGGSSKWISTFVQTAGFPILFLALLCFPKSSGGGGASGDAPVAKVAVIYVVLGLVIAADDMMYANGLKYFPVSTYSLICASQLAFNVVFSYVLNSQKLTGLIFNAVILLTLSDALLGVNHDETEDMSGMPRGKYLMGFLLTLGASGTYSLILSLMQLTFENVIKKHTYTAVLNMQIYTALVATIASMVGLFASGEWRMMTKEMDTFRSGQFSYFMTLVWTAVSWQITSVGVVGLIFEVSSLFSNVISTVSLPIVPLFAVLIFHDTMDGIKIISMLIAAWGFVSYLMQHFIDHKKARKAAAGG; encoded by the exons ATGGCCGACGCCAGCGCCGGCAACAATGCGGGCAACACGAGCAACGCCAATGTCCAGATACAGATCCGTGCAG GGCCACCCAAAGCCGAGCCGGGGGCACCATCCAAGAACTCCGGCGCCAAGAACTGGCGGTGGTGGATGATGGTGTCGGTGGACGTCTTCTTCGTCGTCGCCGGCCAGACGTCCGCGACACTGCTGGGGAGGTACTACTACCACGAGGGCGGCAGCAGCAAGTGGATATCAACGTTTGTGCAGACCGCTGGCTTCCCCATACTGTTCCTCGCCCTCTTGTGTTTCCCCAagtcgtccggcggcggcggcgccagcggCGACGCCCCGGTCGCCAAGGTCGCGGTGATCTACGTCGTCCTGGGGCTCGTCATAGCCGCCGACGACATGATGTACGCCAACGGCCTCAAGTACTTCCCGGTCTCCACCTACTCGCTCATTTGCGCCAGCCAGCTGGCCTTCAACGTCGTCTTCTCCTACGTGCTCAACTCGCAGAAGCTCACCGGCCTGATCTTCAACGCCGTGATCCTGCTGACGCTGTCGGACGCGCTCCTCGGGGTGAACCACGACGAGACGGAGGACATGAGCGGCATGCCTCGGGGCAAGTACCTCATGGGCTTCCTGCTGACGCTGGGGGCGTCGGGCACCTACTCGCTCATCCTCTCCCTCATGCAGctcaccttcgagaacgtgatcaaGAAGCACACCTACACGGCCGTGCTCAACATGCAGATATACACGGCGCTCGTCGCCACCATCGCCTCCATGGTCGGCCTCttcgccagcggcgagtggaggatgATGACGAAGGAGATGGACACCTTCCGCTCCGGCCAGTTCTCCTACTTCATGACGCTGGTGTGGACGGCCGTGTCCTGGCAGATCACCTCCGTCGGGGTGGTGGGGCTCATCTTCGAGGTCTCCTCCCTCTTCTCCAACGTCATCAGCACCGTGTCGCTGCCCATCGTGCCCCTCTTCGCCGTGCTCATTTTCCACGACACCATGGATGGGATAAAGATCATATCCATGCTCATCGCCGCCTGGGGGTTCGTTTCCTATCTCATGCAACACTTCATCGATCACAAGAAAGCTAGGAAGGCGGCAGCTGGTGGCTAG
- the LOC119298060 gene encoding probable purine permease 11, with amino-acid sequence MADASAGNNAGNTSNANVQIQIRAGPPKAEPGAPSKNSGAKNWRWWMMVSVDVFFVVAGQTSATLLGRYYYHQGGSSKWISTFVQTAGFPILFLALLCFPKSSGGGGASGDAPVAKVAVIYVVLGLVIAADDMMYASGLKYLPVSTYSLICASQLAFNVVFSYVLNSQKLTGLIFNAVILLTLSDALLGVNHDETEDMSGMPRGKYLMGFLLTLGASGTYSLILSLMQLTFENVIKKHTYTAVLNMQIYTALVATITSMVGLFASGEWRMMTEEMDTFRSGQFSYFMTLVWTAVSWQITSVGVVGLVFEVSSLFSNVISTVSLPIVPLFAVLIFHDTMDGIKIISMLIAAWGFVSYLMQHFIDDKKARKAAAGG; translated from the exons ATGGCCGACGCCAGCGCCGGCAACAATGCGGGCAACACGAGCAACGCCAATGTCCAGATACAGATCCGTGCAG GGCCACCCAAAGCCGAGCCGGGGGCACCATCCAAGAACTCCGGCGCCAAGAACTGGCGGTGGTGGATGATGGTGTCGGTGGACGTCTTCTTCGTCGTCGCCGGCCAGACGTCCGCGACGCTGCTGGGGAGGTACTACTACCACCAGGGCGGCAGCAGCAAGTGGATATCAACGTTCGTGCAGACCGCTGGCTTCCCCATACTGTTCCTCGCCCTCTTGTGTTTCCCCAagtcgtccggcggcggcggcgccagcggCGACGCCCCGGTCGCCAAGGTCGCGGTGATCTACGTCGTCCTGGGGCTCGTCATAGCCGCCGACGACATGATGTACGCCAGCGGCCTCAAGTACCTCCCGGTCTCCACCTACTCGCTCATCTGCGCCAGCCAGCTGGCCTTCAACGTCGTCTTCTCCTACGTGCTCAACTCGCAGAAGCTCACCGGCCTGATCTTCAACGCCGTGATCCTGCTGACGCTGTCGGACGCGCTCCTCGGGGTGAACCACGACGAGACGGAGGACATGAGCGGCATGCCTCGGGGCAAGTACCTCATGGGCTTCCTGCTGACGCTGGGGGCGTCGGGCACCTACTCGCTCATCCTCTCCCTCATGCAGctcaccttcgagaacgtgatcaaGAAGCACACCTACACGGCCGTGCTCAACATGCAGATATACACGGCGCTCGTCGCCACCATCACGTCCATGGTCGGCCTCttcgccagcggcgagtggaggatgATGACGGAGGAGATGGACACCTTCCGCTCCGGCCAATTCTCCTACTTCATGACGCTGGTGTGGACGGCCGTGTCCTGGCAGATCACCTCCGTCGGGGTGGTGGGGCTCGTCTTCGAGGTCTCCTCCCTCTTCTCCAACGTCATCAGCACCGTGTCGCTGCCCATCGTGCCCCTCTTCGCTGTGCTCATTTTCCACGACACCATGGATGGGATAAAGATCATATCCATGCTCATCGCCGCCTGGGGGTTCGTTTCCTATCTCATGCAACACTTCATCGATGACAAGAAAGCTAGGAAGGCGGCAGCTGGTGGCTAG